The stretch of DNA CTTGAGCACGCCGTCCTCGACCAGGCGGGAGACGCGGTTCAGCAGTTCGTGCTGGCGCGCCATGTCGGCGGTCTCGAAGAGCGAGCGCGTGAACATCAGTTCCCAGTGCAAGGAAATGGACTTGCTCTTGAGCGGCACGGCGTCCAGCGTGGCCGGGTCGTCGATCAGGGCCAGCTTGCCTTGCGGCGCCAGGGCCTGGACGATCTGGGCGTAGTGCTCGCCGGTATGGGTCAGGCTTGCGACCATGTCCACCTGCGGCAGGCCGATGCGGGCTAGTTCCTCGGTCAGCGGTTTGCCGTGGTCGATGACGTGGTGGGCGCCCAGATCCTGAATCCACTGGACGGTCTCGGCGCGCGAAGCGGTGCCGATGACCGTCAACCCGGTGAGATTGCGCGCCAATTGCACAAGCATGGAACCCACGCCGCCGCCGGCGCCGACGATGAGCAGGCGCTGGCCCGTGCCCCCGTCCTCGGGTACGCCCAGGCGGTCGAACAGCAGTTCCCAGGCGGTGATCGTGGTCAGCGGCAGGGCGGCGGCCTGGGCGTCTGAGAGGGTTGCGGGCTTGGTGCCCACGATGCGTTCATCGACCAGATGGAATTCGGCATTGGTGCCCGGACGCGTCAGCGCGCCGGCGTAATAGACCTCGTCTCCCGGCTTGAACAGAGTGACTGCGCTGCCAATCGCGGCAACCGTGCCCACGGCATCCCAGCCCAGAACGCGCGGCGTCGTGGTGGCCGCGCCCCTGCGCACTTTGGTGTCGACCGGATTGACTGAAACAGCGCGAACGGACACCAGCAAGTCCCGCGGTCCGGGCTCGGGCACAGGTAGCTCCACATCGATCAAGGACTGGGGATCGTCGGCAGGCAGGTCGTTGCGGATATAGGCGATGGCTTTCATGGCGGGTTCCGGTTTTGAGGGGAGTCGCACGTTCAGTGTGCGTGCAGTGGGGGTCACTTTGCGCGCCCTCGATCTATCCATAAAGAGGCAATATTAGTTAGAACTTTCACTAAAATAGTGAAAATGATCCGCATAGACGACCTTTCCCTTTTCATTCGCTCGGCGGCCTTGGGCAGTTTTTCCAACGCCGCGCGCGAGGCCGATCTGCTTCCCGGGCAGGTCAGCGCCGCAGTCCTGCGGCTCGAGCGCGAACTGAATGTGCGCTTGTTTGCCCGTTCCACGCGCAGCCTGCGGCTGACCGGCGAGGGCGAGCGCTATTTGCCTTATGCCGAAGAAGTGTTGTCCACCCTGCAGGCCGGTCAGGATCGACTGCATGGGAACGGCGGCGAGCCCAGCGGCCTGCTGCAAGTGTCCGCGCCTTCGGACTTGGGCCGCAATGTGCTGCTTCCCTGGCTGACGCAATTTCGCCGCAAGCACCCCGCGCTGGTGCTGCGGCTGCAATTTTCGGATCATGTCGCCGATGTCTTTCGCGACCCGGTGGATGTAGCCATACGCTATGGCGGCCTGGACGATGCCAGCTATATCGCGCTGCCGCTGCTGCCGGACCTGCGCCGCGTGCTGGTGGCCTCGCCGGATTATCTGGCTCGCCATGGCAGGCCCAAGACCCTGGAAGATCTGGCTTCGCATTCTTGCCTGCTGTATCAGCTGGGCGGCCGCATCTACGACAAATGGCGGTTCCCGCTGGAAGGCGGCCGGCGTGTGGTGGCGGTCCAAGGCAAGCTCCATTCCGACGACGGGGACACGGTGCGCCGCTGGGCGCTGGCGGGAGAAGGGATTGCCTATAAATCGTGGCTGGATGTGCGCGACGACCTGCGGGCCGGGCGCCTGCAAGCCTTGTTGCCGAAAATCCCGTGCGACCCGACGCCGCTCTACTTCGTTTGCCCGCACCGCAAGCAGTTTTCGCCGGCGGTGCGGCAGCTGTACGACGCGCTCAGGGACCACTGCGGACAAATCATTGCCGAGTCGCGCGATACCGTCTCCAGTTCGGGCGGCCGCGCCGCGCGCGTCAGGCGGCGGTCTGCATAGCCTCTCTGTCGATCAACACCTGCTTGCGCGCCACGCCCCAGCGGTAGCCCGACAGATTGCCGTCGCTGCGCACCACGCGATGGCAGGGAATGGCCACCGCCAGCTTGTTGGCGGCGCAGGCGCCCGCCACGGCGCGCACCGATCTGGGCATGCCGATGCGCTGCGCGATTTCGGAATAGGTGGTGGTCGTTCCGGGCGCAATGTCGAGCAGCGCGCGCCAGACGCGTTCCTGGAAGGCAGTGCCGCGCACGTCCAGCGGCAGGGCCAGGCCCAGGCGCGGCGTCTCCACCATGCCTACCACTTGGGCGACCCATTGCTCGAATTCGGCGTCGGCACCGATCAGGCGCGCCCGGGGGAACTGGTCCTGCAAGCCCCGCACCAGGGCATCCGGGTTGTCGCCCAGGGAGATGGCGCAGATGCCGCGCGGGCTGCCGGCTACCAGGATCGCGCCCAGGCTGCACTGGCCCACGGCGAAGCGGATATCCGTATTGGCGCCGCCGGCGCGGTAGTCGCTGGGCCGCATGCCCAGCCGTTGCCCGGCTTTTTCGTAGAAGCGGCTGTTGGCGTTGTAGCCGGCCTCGAAAATGGCCTCGGTGATCGTGCCCTCGCCGGCCAACATGGCCCGCATGCGGCGCGCCTGGTCCGCCGCGGCATAGGCTTTGGGCGTAAGGCCGGTCTCGGCCTTGAACAGGCGGTGAAAATGGTGCGGACTCAAGCCCGCGTCGGCCGCCAGCTCGCTGAGACGGGGCGGTGTCTGCGCCGCTTCGATGCGGCGGCAGGCTGCGGCGATCAGGGCGGCATGTGGGGTGGCGTTCGGCATGATGGCTGCGGCTAAAGTGTCCATGGCGCTACTTTAGACATCAAGACCGGACCGGACACTCCGTTTCTTGCGTTTCAATCTTCCTGGGCCGCGTTCTCAAGCATATGGCGGCCGACGCGGTCCAGCAGGCTGCCCAGCTGATCCTGCTCGGCGGCGCTCAGGCAGCCGAAGATCTCCCGATTGCGCGCCTGGATCAGGCGGATGACGCGTTCGTACATGGCGGAACCCGGCGGCGTGAGGGTGAGCCATACGCCGCGCGCATCCGTGTGGCTGGTGGTCTTGTCGACCAGGCCGCGCTCGACCAGGCACTGCGCCGAACGGCTGGCCTGGCCCTTGTCCAGGTTGGCGGCGCGCGCCAAGTCCTTGACCGACAGGGGTTCGAAGCGGCCGATGGCCGCCAGGCAGCGCGCCTCGCCCAGCGGCAGTTCGAGCTGCTCCAGATAAGCCCGGTGGGTGTCGCGGTCGGACAGCTTGTTGACCACATGCAGCCGGTAGGTGAGGAACCGTTCCAGATCGGGCAGCCGCCCCTTGCGAGGTGTGCGTGCGGATGCGCGCGGGGAAGGCATGGCGGCTCGTTCCTTACTCGATAGTGATGTGGGCGTTCTGGATCACCCTGGTCCACTTGGCGCGTTCGGCGCGGGCGTAGTCGTCCAGCTGGCGCGGCGTGCTGGGCGTGATTTCCAGGCTCAGGGCCTTGAACTTGGCGATGACCTCGGGCGACTTCAGCGTTTCGTTCAGCGCCGCATTGAGCGTGTTGACGATTTCTTCGGGCGTGCCCTTGGGTGCGACCAGGCCCTGCCAGGCATAAGCCTCGAAACCGGGCAGGCCCGATTCGATCAGCGTGGGCACGTTGGGCAGGACGGGCAGGCGGGTCTTGCTGGCTACGGCCAGGGCGCGCAGCTTGCCGCTGGCGATGTACTGCTGGCCACTGGCAGAGTCCACGAACATCA from Bordetella sp. FB-8 encodes:
- a CDS encoding MarR family winged helix-turn-helix transcriptional regulator, which translates into the protein MPSPRASARTPRKGRLPDLERFLTYRLHVVNKLSDRDTHRAYLEQLELPLGEARCLAAIGRFEPLSVKDLARAANLDKGQASRSAQCLVERGLVDKTTSHTDARGVWLTLTPPGSAMYERVIRLIQARNREIFGCLSAAEQDQLGSLLDRVGRHMLENAAQED
- a CDS encoding LysR family transcriptional regulator, which codes for MIRIDDLSLFIRSAALGSFSNAAREADLLPGQVSAAVLRLERELNVRLFARSTRSLRLTGEGERYLPYAEEVLSTLQAGQDRLHGNGGEPSGLLQVSAPSDLGRNVLLPWLTQFRRKHPALVLRLQFSDHVADVFRDPVDVAIRYGGLDDASYIALPLLPDLRRVLVASPDYLARHGRPKTLEDLASHSCLLYQLGGRIYDKWRFPLEGGRRVVAVQGKLHSDDGDTVRRWALAGEGIAYKSWLDVRDDLRAGRLQALLPKIPCDPTPLYFVCPHRKQFSPAVRQLYDALRDHCGQIIAESRDTVSSSGGRAARVRRRSA
- a CDS encoding zinc-binding alcohol dehydrogenase family protein yields the protein MKAIAYIRNDLPADDPQSLIDVELPVPEPGPRDLLVSVRAVSVNPVDTKVRRGAATTTPRVLGWDAVGTVAAIGSAVTLFKPGDEVYYAGALTRPGTNAEFHLVDERIVGTKPATLSDAQAAALPLTTITAWELLFDRLGVPEDGGTGQRLLIVGAGGGVGSMLVQLARNLTGLTVIGTASRAETVQWIQDLGAHHVIDHGKPLTEELARIGLPQVDMVASLTHTGEHYAQIVQALAPQGKLALIDDPATLDAVPLKSKSISLHWELMFTRSLFETADMARQHELLNRVSRLVEDGVLKTTLADHYGKINAANLRRAHAMLESHKTRGKIVLEGF
- a CDS encoding methylated-DNA--[protein]-cysteine S-methyltransferase, encoding MDTLAAAIMPNATPHAALIAAACRRIEAAQTPPRLSELAADAGLSPHHFHRLFKAETGLTPKAYAAADQARRMRAMLAGEGTITEAIFEAGYNANSRFYEKAGQRLGMRPSDYRAGGANTDIRFAVGQCSLGAILVAGSPRGICAISLGDNPDALVRGLQDQFPRARLIGADAEFEQWVAQVVGMVETPRLGLALPLDVRGTAFQERVWRALLDIAPGTTTTYSEIAQRIGMPRSVRAVAGACAANKLAVAIPCHRVVRSDGNLSGYRWGVARKQVLIDREAMQTAA